The Arachis hypogaea cultivar Tifrunner chromosome 14, arahy.Tifrunner.gnm2.J5K5, whole genome shotgun sequence genome has a segment encoding these proteins:
- the LOC140178569 gene encoding uncharacterized protein produces MGDTVRCRTFPIILAVLRIRWFNALPQGSITAFADITQRFLAQFTTQIAKAKYLINFLGVTQRVSEPMRKFLDRFNDECLEINGLTGSVASLCLTNGLVNEDFRKHLTTRPVMDDARDLEFEVYQQITEKGILTKPRQLKDRTRGNKSLYCDYHKGFGQKKQDYFDLKDALEQAIREENLVEFSQFIRELRRREREQFEEDQSRAMKPRQGLPENMDTAPTVVINVMVGRDVPPKSKLAAKKDAKVLTVSSGSSRIRTDLVKRILVDTGEDSNIIFRNVFDALEIKESDLKSHRHGVVGLGDNYIKPDESVTLPICIGSEESRKSAMVEFVVLRDSTTYNVILGRRTINELSAIICPKILTMKFVTDSGSVGLVQGDLKMAIACDNARLSLRKKSKKASGVFLADLDARVDEKPRPKPQKTWRNIG; encoded by the exons ATGGGTGATACCGTTAGATGCCGTACATTCCCCATAATTCTGGCAGTCCTGAGGATCCGTTGGTTCAACGCGCTTCCACAAGGGTCCATTACGGCCTTCGCGGACATCACACAAAGGTTTTTGGCGCAATTCACTACCCAAATAGCCAAGGCCAAGTACCTGATTAACTTTCTCGGAGTGACCCAACGAGTTAGCGAACCGATGAGAAAGTTCCTTGATCGATTCAATGACGAATGCTTGGAGATCAATGGCTTAACGGGCTCCGTAGCAAGCCTGTGTCTAACCAATGGTTTGGTGAATGAGGATTTTAGGAAGCACCTCACCACCAGACCCGTTATGGATGATGCAAGAGATCTAGAGT TTGAGGTCTATCAACAAATTACAGAGAAGGGCATACTGACCAAACCAAGGCAACTTAAGGATAGGACCAGAGGGAACAAAAGCCTTTACTGTGATTACCACAAAGGTTTTGGCCAGAAAAAGCAAGATTATTTTGATCTAAAGGATGCTTTGGAGCAAGCTATTCGAGAAGAAAATTTAGTAGAGTTCTCGCAGTTCATCCGAGAACTAAGGAGgagagaaagagaacaatttGAGGAAGATCAGAGCCGAGCTATGAAGCCCAGGCAAGGGCTCCCCGAGAACATGGACACCGCTCCAACAGTGGTAATAAATGTAATGGTTGGAAGAGATGTACCACCTAAGTCAAAGTTAGCAGCAAAGAAGGATGCCAAAGTACTAACCGTGTCGTCGGGAAGCTCAAG GATCAGGACAGACCTGGTCAAACGAATCTTAGTGGACACGGGAGAAGACTCAAACATCATATTCCGAAATGTGTTTGACGCCTTGGAGATCAAGGAGAGTGACCTCAAAAGCCATCGTCATGGGGTCGTAGGATTGGGAGACAATTACATTAAGCCTGACGAGTCTGTCACACTCCCAATCTGCATTGGATCTGAGGAGAGCAGGAAGTCGGCGATGGTAGAGTTCGTGGTTCTGAGGGATTCCACGACGTATAATGTCATCCTGGGTAGGAGAACCATTAACGAGCTGTCGGCCATCATTTGCCCGAAGATCCTTACAATGAAATTTGTGACGGACAGTGGATCTGTAGGGTTAGTCCAGGGAGACCTAAAAATGGCAATTGCCTGTGATAACGCCAGACTATCACTTAGAAAGAAGTCAAAGAAAGCATCCGGAGTGTTTCTGGCAGACTTGGATGCGAGAGTTGACGAGAAGCCAAGGCCAAAGCCACAAAAGACCTGGAGAAATATTGGGTAG
- the LOC112740364 gene encoding uncharacterized protein encodes MATTMSPLTTEELHHFHKTDRSLFRFLIFKLRRDITQSLLVMALWLWLEHIGYPNLIHTIMQLKNQPSLVAAAVDEAAACLIFLETENFSSGLGGGGGGGLFLTKKLIQRDISIRIFHERRYTALAGIKSILKNICSRIFLDILHGNKNILQKRNKNNNHHKNGNVLVITSSKKRHNSNFTNLSTSPGFRHTFFGDIIDMMMTPPPQLVEASSSNLGLLHENNIWNGKRPSDDVCKEDRTMFLTFSRGFPVSEKEVRELFGDECVESVTMGGGGGNDGRQKLYAVMVLKKVATVDRILNGKRIAKHQINGKHIWTRKFEFHSYC; translated from the coding sequence ATGGCTACCACCATGTCTCCACTCACCACCGAAGAGCTCCACCACTTCCACAAAACCGACCGCAGCCTCTTCCGCTTCCTCATCTTCAAACTCCGCCGTGACATCACGCAATCCCTTCTTGTCATGGCCCTGTGGCTATGGCTAGAACACATTGGCTACCCTAACCTCATTCACACTATCATGCAACTAAAAAACCAGCCTTCCCTCGTGGCCGCTGCGGTCGACGAGGCCGCCGCATGCCTCATATTCCTCGAGACAGAAAACTTCAGCAGTGGCcttggcggtggcggtggcggaGGCTTATTCTTAACGAAAAAGTTAATCCAAAGAGACATCTCAATTAGAATCTTCCATGAGAGAAGGTACACTGCACTTGCCGGAATCAAAAGCATTCTTAAAAACATATGCAGTAGAATCTTCTTAGACATCTTGCATGGTAATAAAAATATTCtccaaaaaagaaataaaaataataatcatcACAAAAATGGCAACGTTCTTGTTATCACGTCATCAAAGAAAAGGCATAATAGTAATTTCACTAATTTGTCTACTTCCCCGGGTTTTCGCCACACTTTCTTTGGCGACATTATTGACATGATGATGACACCACCGCCGCAATTAGTAGAGGCCTCATCTTCAAATCTCGGTTTGCTTCATGAGAATAATATATGGAATGGGAAGAGGCCCTCCGATGATGTTTGCAAAGAGGATAGAACAATGTTCTTGACATTCTCTAGAGGCTTTCCGGTGTCGGAGAAGGAAGTCAGAGAATTGTTTGGGGATGAATGTGTGGAGAGTGTAACCATGGGTGGCGGCGGCGGCAACGATGGTCGCCAGAAATTGTATGCGGTGATGGTGCTAAAGAAGGTGGCCACGGTGGATCGGATTCTCAATGGTAAAAGGATTGCAAAGCATCAAATTAACGGCAAACATATTTGGACTCGcaagtttgaatttcactcttATTGTTAA